From the genome of Papaver somniferum cultivar HN1 chromosome 2, ASM357369v1, whole genome shotgun sequence, one region includes:
- the LOC113352393 gene encoding uncharacterized protein LOC113352393 yields the protein MERRVLHQAVVCPVPKTVWKALWKMQLPHRVKLFIWKCLKNAVPTRQKLSQFNYLDQYHCNICNFEEESLFHLLLSCNHSKSDKTLNPENTVDRIKYHMSQLSSTPVTINNLANNLITCTGVQSLSPGDDDVLKNFVDISFDYITNECGTGMVLCNSAGAVSGVKGSYATRVRDPETGECMAIMEALSWVRDKNILKIQIVADAESVVKSITMEELIVSWENKKTIRTIKSILSSFNLWSITHVKRDGDRLEDTISKRIRSDKQSMEECYSSALCIDTFLERFIDHPPT from the exons ATGGAGAGAAGAGTTCTACATCAAGCTGTTGTCTGTCCAGTTCCTAAGACTGTTTGGAAAGCACTTTGGAAGATGCAATTACCTCATAGGGTGAAGCTCTTCATTTGGAAATGTCTCAAGAATGCAGTGCCCACAAGACAAAAACTATCTCAGTTTAATTATCTGGATCAGTATCATTGCAACATCTGCAATTTTGAAGAGGAATCTTTATTCCACCTTCTTCTTTCCTGCAATCATTCTAAATCT GATAAAACTCTTAACCCTGAAAATACAGTAGATAGAATTAAATATCATATGTCTCAACTTAGCTCAACACCTGTCACTATAAATAACTTAGCAAACAATTTAATAACTTGTACAGGTGTTCAGAGTCTCAGTCCTGGAGATGATGATGTTCTCAAAAATTTTGTGGATATTTCATTTGATTACATTACTAATGAATGTGGCACCGGTATGGTGCTTTGTAATTCTGCAGGGGCAGTCTCAGGTGTCAAAGGATCCTATGCAACTAGAGTAAGAGATCCAGAAACAGGGGAATGTATGGCTATAATGGAAGCTTTGAGTTGGGTTCGAGATAAGAACATCCTGAAGATTCAAATTGTAGCTGATGCAGAATCTGTTGTGAAATCTATCACAATGGAAGAATTAATTGTTAGCTGGGAAAATAAGAAAACTATCAGAACCATTAAatctattttatcttcttttaATTTATGGTCAATCACTCATGTTAAAAGAGATGGTGATCGTTTGGAAGATACCATTTCAAAAAGAATAAGAAGTGATAAACAGTCTATGGAAGAGTGTTACAGCTCTGCTCTTTGTATTGATACTTTTCTAGAGAGGTTTATTGATCATCCTCCTACTTAA